One part of the Bacteroidia bacterium genome encodes these proteins:
- a CDS encoding FecR domain-containing protein gives MSNYPDDTFLARWLNGELTDEEQKEFEKSEDYHELSRLLKGTEMLQSPNFEGENVLKQIKQDRNRKDTKPQTALRSLRPLFYIGAAAAMIALLLFFFYPQKASPEHKGQHLATLAGEMQSKIFPDNSWIRLNENSEIVYDEKNWSRERKVGLEGEAYFEVEKGAAFTVVTELGSVKVLGTRFNVSTRNDRLDVVCFDGRVEVYNEDASQNQVLTAGESLQIDKGEIRSLEEEDLGQIYPNWLDGIYSAQDISIKEALAAFERIYGVEFEIQNLDVKEIVSVNFYKNDKEKALLQLTGGFQAKYEILSPKKIRIYRE, from the coding sequence ATGAGTAATTATCCGGATGATACCTTTTTGGCCCGCTGGCTAAATGGAGAGCTGACAGATGAAGAGCAAAAGGAGTTCGAGAAATCTGAGGATTATCATGAACTGAGTCGTTTGCTTAAAGGCACCGAAATGCTGCAAAGTCCGAACTTTGAGGGAGAAAATGTATTGAAGCAAATCAAGCAGGATCGCAATAGAAAAGATACAAAGCCCCAGACAGCGCTTCGAAGTTTACGACCTTTATTTTATATAGGAGCTGCCGCCGCCATGATTGCCCTTCTTCTTTTCTTTTTCTATCCCCAAAAAGCAAGCCCTGAACATAAAGGGCAACATTTAGCAACGCTTGCTGGAGAAATGCAGAGTAAGATTTTTCCAGACAATTCATGGATTAGGCTAAATGAAAATAGCGAGATTGTATATGACGAAAAGAACTGGTCGAGGGAAAGAAAAGTTGGCCTGGAAGGAGAAGCCTATTTCGAAGTAGAAAAAGGAGCAGCCTTTACGGTTGTGACAGAATTGGGGAGTGTGAAAGTCCTGGGGACTCGCTTCAATGTAAGTACGAGGAATGATCGATTGGACGTAGTGTGTTTTGACGGAAGGGTAGAGGTATATAATGAGGATGCCAGTCAAAATCAGGTACTGACTGCAGGGGAAAGCCTTCAAATTGACAAGGGAGAAATCAGAAGCCTTGAGGAAGAGGATTTAGGGCAAATTTATCCCAATTGGCTGGACGGCATTTATTCAGCACAGGATATTAGCATAAAAGAAGCACTGGCAGCTTTCGAACGCATATATGGCGTTGAATTTGAAATACAAAACCTGGATGTCAAGGAGATCGTGAGTGTCAATTTTTATAAGAATGATAAAGAGAAAGCCCTGCTACAACTGACAGGAGGCTTTCAGGCGAAATATGAGATTCTTTCCCCTAAAAAAATACGGATCTATCGAGAATAA
- a CDS encoding RNA polymerase sigma factor, whose product MQVQLLAMESVESRSVCEDVIFDQIFQEHAETLRNFCYYKSGNLLEAEDLVQEAYIRLWKNCAKVPFGKAKSFLYKVAQNLFLHKVEHQKVVLKFLRRQGKRQNIESPEYLQEEKEFLNRLEEAISSLSEKQRVVFLLNRINGKSYQEIAEILDISVKSVEKRMHRALLSLRKLSPQI is encoded by the coding sequence ATGCAAGTCCAGCTGTTAGCTATGGAATCCGTAGAAAGCCGATCGGTATGTGAGGATGTGATTTTTGATCAGATCTTCCAGGAACATGCAGAAACCCTTAGAAACTTTTGCTATTACAAAAGCGGAAACCTCTTAGAGGCGGAAGATTTGGTGCAGGAGGCTTATATCCGACTTTGGAAAAACTGTGCAAAAGTCCCATTCGGCAAAGCCAAAAGTTTCCTCTATAAGGTAGCGCAAAATCTATTTCTACATAAAGTGGAACATCAAAAAGTCGTCTTGAAATTTCTCCGCAGACAGGGGAAAAGACAAAATATAGAGAGCCCGGAATATTTGCAGGAAGAGAAAGAGTTTCTGAATAGGTTGGAAGAGGCAATTTCTTCTCTTTCTGAAAAACAGAGAGTAGTATTTCTCCTCAACAGGATCAATGGGAAATCCTATCAGGAAATCGCAGAGATATTGGACATAAGTGTGAAATCCGTAGAGAAACGTATGCACAGAGCTTTGCTTTCATTGAGAAAATTAAGTCCACAGATATGA
- a CDS encoding T9SS type A sorting domain-containing protein has product MRNLVIITTCLSWIIGFNINAQAQCKEAEVWDQSWLSCQTSPNPNPDRGTGHWIQYDFGDLYSLKSLHVWNANKIEDLDKGIQEMTLDYSEDGESWTEWGKIFLDQASGKSYYSGEKAAELDFISARYVILSVNSNWGHPDCSSISEVSFELGSPLEELESQMVVYPNPATLFSAVRYESKYEEEIHVELWNVLGQMVYQDIRAVRTGIQEIGIPFIRQQNGIYVLKVYGENGRLIGTDKVVVSVAAE; this is encoded by the coding sequence ATGAGAAATCTAGTCATAATAACTACCTGCCTATCCTGGATAATTGGCTTTAATATAAATGCTCAAGCTCAATGTAAAGAAGCCGAAGTCTGGGATCAATCCTGGCTCTCTTGTCAGACCAGCCCCAATCCCAATCCGGACAGAGGTACAGGCCATTGGATTCAGTATGATTTTGGGGATTTGTATAGCCTGAAATCCCTGCACGTTTGGAACGCAAATAAAATTGAGGACCTGGACAAAGGGATTCAGGAAATGACGCTTGATTATTCTGAAGATGGAGAAAGCTGGACGGAGTGGGGGAAGATTTTTTTGGATCAGGCTTCAGGAAAGTCCTATTATTCTGGAGAAAAAGCTGCTGAACTGGACTTCATTTCTGCCCGATACGTAATCCTATCAGTCAATAGCAACTGGGGGCACCCGGACTGCTCAAGTATCAGCGAAGTCTCTTTTGAATTGGGGAGTCCATTGGAAGAACTGGAATCCCAGATGGTGGTTTATCCCAATCCTGCTACCCTCTTTTCAGCTGTGAGGTATGAAAGTAAATATGAGGAAGAAATACATGTAGAACTATGGAATGTGTTGGGACAAATGGTGTATCAGGATATACGAGCAGTACGGACGGGGATACAGGAAATAGGCATTCCTTTTATTCGTCAGCAAAATGGGATTTATGTACTGAAAGTCTATGGCGAAAATGGTCGGTTGATTGGAACGGATAAAGTGGTAGTTAGCGTGGCTGCTGAATAA